The Streptococcus pluranimalium genome contains a region encoding:
- the tsaE gene encoding tRNA (adenosine(37)-N6)-threonylcarbamoyltransferase complex ATPase subunit type 1 TsaE, translating into MYKVTNEAELIALGEKVGRLLEASDILILTGDLGTGKTTFTKGLAKGLDVEQMIKSPTYTIVREYEGRLPLYHLDVYRIGDDPDSIDLDTFLFGDGVTVIEWGEMVEDHLPDGYLKVELSLDGQGRQLKMTGNGTRYEKLLNELK; encoded by the coding sequence ATGTATAAGGTAACTAATGAAGCAGAGCTCATTGCCCTGGGAGAAAAAGTAGGAAGGCTTCTTGAAGCGAGTGATATTCTGATTTTGACGGGTGATCTGGGTACTGGAAAAACGACTTTTACAAAAGGACTTGCCAAGGGACTTGATGTTGAACAAATGATAAAAAGTCCTACCTACACTATTGTTCGTGAGTACGAAGGTAGACTTCCTTTATATCACCTAGATGTCTATCGCATTGGTGATGATCCTGATTCTATAGACCTAGATACTTTTTTATTTGGTGATGGTGTTACTGTCATTGAATGGGGAGAAATGGTTGAGGATCACCTTCCAGACGGTTATCTCAAAGTTGAATTATCTCTTGATGGACAAGGTCGTCAATTGAAGATGACTGGAAATGGTACTAGGTACGAAAAATTATTAAATGAGTTAAAGTAA